In the Campylobacter suis genome, GAACGAGCGTTTTTAACATACGGCGAGCTTGATGTGGTGGCAAATGAAAAGATGGCAAGTATGATAAAAACTGACATCTACCACTCTATCGGCAACAACTTTAGCAATATAATGCTTCTAGGGCTTGTTGGGCTTTGCATATTTTTGTGCCTTGCTTACGAGCTTGCTAGCCTTGAAATAGCTGTTACGATGAGCCTAGCGATACTATTTTTGCGTGGCTCTATCTTATCAATGATGGGTGCTATACCAACGACACTTAGTGCAAAAGTCAGCCTAGATAAAATTTCAAAACTAGAGTTTGTAAATTTTAAAGCTGATTTTAAAAAGCGTGAAAATTTGTTTAAAAACTGGCAAGAAATTTGCTTAAAAAATGTCGATTTTTCATACGCTCAAGGCTTTGGGCTTAAGGATATAAACTTTTGCATAAAGCGGGGTGAGATTGTATTTTTGATAGGTAAAAATGGCAGCGGCAAAAGCACATTTGTAAATGTTTTATGCGGACTTTTGCGTCCAAATAGTGGAGAAATTCTAATAGACTCAAACCCAGTTACTGAAGAAAATTTAAGAGAGTATCAGACAAATATAAGTGCGATATTTAGCGACTTTTATCTATTTTCTCAAGTCATTGATGAAAACGCAAATGAAGCCAGCAAAGATCAAGTCGATGAGCTTTTGTCTTTGCTTGAGATAGATGATAAGGTTAAGGTCGTGCAAGCAAGACTTAGCACGACAGCTCTCTCGCAGGGGCAGCGAAAGCGTTTGAGTCTATTTATAGCACTACTTCAAAACCCAGGACTTTTGGTACTTGATGAGTGGGCGGCAGATCAAGACCCGATATTTAAACGAGTATTTTATAGAGAAATTTTACCACTTATAAAAGAGAGGGGGGTTAGCATACTGGCTATCAGCCACGATGATGGGTATTTTGATGTAGCAGAAAGAATTTTCCTAGCAAAAGATGGCACAATAAGAGAGTTAGTTGGTGCTGAACGCGAAAGTGCAAGTAAAGATGCTACAAGCAAGCTAGAAGAGAGCTAAATTTACCCTTTTTTAAAAGGTTTTTGTATAAAATGTTTAAAAATTTTAAAGGCGGCAGATGAAGTTTGTAAATTTCAACCACCAAAAAACATTAAGCCTAGCAAATTTACTAAGCTTAACAAATGAAAAACTATCTAGCGAGTTATCGCTCTGCGAGCATAGGTATATATCATATTTTCAAGATCCTGCGCTTAATAAAGACGCTCACATACGCTGTGAAATAGGCTCTATAAGCTATGTTTTAGCCCTACTTTGCAAGTACTCTGGCGCTACGCAAAGTTACTTTGATGAGCTTGATGACGGCTTTTTAAGTGGTGAGTGCAATGTCGGTGAAGAGGAGTTTGAAACACTTTGTGAATGGCTAAAAGATACTGAAAATATCATCATAGACAGCTCATTTTTTACCCACCCTGACGCACAAATGCTATTTGAGTTTTTAGAAATTTTAGATAAAAATATCATCTTAGCAGACGCAAAACAACATGAGTATAAAACCACTGGTAAGTTATGCGAGCTAAAAGAGTTGGAAAATTTTGATGGAAGTGTTGTTTATAAGATAAACTCACAAGAGCTAAGGCTTGTTGGAGGGTTAAATTTTGCCCTTGTTAGCAAGATAAAAAACGGCGATAAAGTAAAATTATGCCTACTTGATGATGAGATAAAATTTGAACAAAATGACGATATAAAGGGCGTTGTCGCATTACTATATGCGCCAAATTTAAAAGGCTACTGCTTTGAGCTTGTAAAGCTTACCAAGGTTTAAAATATAGATGAAAAAATTTTTAGCCATCTTACTTTTGCCCGTGTTAGCTCTTAGCCTAACACTTAGTATAAACAGTGGCACAGATGATGGCAAGCCATATAGCGTTATAA is a window encoding:
- a CDS encoding multidrug ABC transporter permease/ATP-binding protein, with amino-acid sequence MIREILKANIAKLLLITILTLAYSWLGVATLAFINDELLSVKSFDGVVLAKFMGLLLAFFALSVYANITLSNFGHKLVYTIRKRLVKQILDTPNAQINVIGKAKIIASLNSDIKTISFAFMSAPSLLQGSVFLFAVCAYLFYISPKLFIFVAIWMSVILLINAYLMKHVHKNFKISRAKDDELQASYNDIVEGHRELSLSPERAFLTYGELDVVANEKMASMIKTDIYHSIGNNFSNIMLLGLVGLCIFLCLAYELASLEIAVTMSLAILFLRGSILSMMGAIPTTLSAKVSLDKISKLEFVNFKADFKKRENLFKNWQEICLKNVDFSYAQGFGLKDINFCIKRGEIVFLIGKNGSGKSTFVNVLCGLLRPNSGEILIDSNPVTEENLREYQTNISAIFSDFYLFSQVIDENANEASKDQVDELLSLLEIDDKVKVVQARLSTTALSQGQRKRLSLFIALLQNPGLLVLDEWAADQDPIFKRVFYREILPLIKERGVSILAISHDDGYFDVAERIFLAKDGTIRELVGAERESASKDATSKLEES